The DNA sequence GCCACCGGAGCGATCGCTGGGCTGATCCGATGGCCAAGGCTTGGGATTGCCGCCACGATCGGGCTCTTCGCCTACTACGCGGGTGCCGTCCTGTTCCACCTCCGCGAGGACGCCGACGGCTACGGCATCGCCGCCGGCTACGCAATCCTCGCCCTCGTCGCAACCGGGATCAGGACCCACACGACGGTCAACCGATCCGAAAGGGAGATTGAGTCCGGTAGTGGTTCCGCGTGAGCGACCTGTGCCTGTCCGCAGTCCTTGCGGCGCGCTGAGCCCCTGACCCTGGACGAGGGACTCCCTGGTCGCCGGGCACCCACCCCGGTGAATCCCTAAGGGCCTGTCGTCGATCCGCGGTTCGGATGGTGGAGGGTTGAGACCTCTGCGTCCGGTAGCGGTCGGGCATTGTTCCATCGGGCACCGAGCGCCTGGTCGAGTTGGGCGTCGATGGCGGGGAAGAGGTGGCCGTAGGTGCCGAGGGTGACGTTGATCGTGGAGTGGCCCATCCGTTCCATGATCGCTCGAGGGTGAGCGCCCTCGGCGATGAGGAACGCCGCGTAGGTGTGCCTGAGATCGTGGAATCTGGTGCCGTTGGGAAGACCGGATCGGAGGACGGCGGGCTGGAAGTGGCGGGGGTACCAGTTGGAGTGGCGGAGTGGCCCGCCGTCGGGGCCCTCGAAGACGAGGTCGTTCTGCTTCTTGGTGGCGAGGTAGGGGGTGAGTTCGGCGACGAGGGGTTCGGGTAGTCCGACGGAGCGGCGGGAGTAGGTCTTGGTAGGGCCGATGTTGAAGCCGCCGTAGGCCTCGTCGGCCGATTCGGAGACTTCGACGCGGCGGCGCATGAGGTTGATCCTCGAGACGCGGAGCGCGCCGATTTCGCCGGCTCGGAGTCCGGTGTAGGCGGCGAAGCGGACGAGGAGGGCGTAGTCGGGGTAGCCGCCTTCTCGGTGACTGGCGCCACGCTGGAGCGGGGGCGGGTCCTGGATCGCTTCGGCGAGGGTCATGACCTGGTCGTCGGTGAGGAAGATCATCTCCTGCTTCACCGGTCGGGGTGCTTTGATGTCCATGACGGGGTTGTTCTTCACCACGCCGGAGCGGACGGCGAGCTTGAAGACGAGTCGCATGACGTCGCGGATGTTGCGGACGGTGCCGGCGCCCTTGCCTTGGGCGGAGAGCCGGGCGAGGAAGGTGAGCACCTCGGGGTGGTCGATCGACCCGATGGCGCGGTCGCCGAACTCGGGGAGGAGATGGTTTCGCAGAATCGAGTCGTAGCTCTCCCGTGTCTTGGGCTTGAGGTGGGCGGTGGTCTCGATCCACTTCTCGGCCCATTCGCCGAAGGGCTGTCGGCCGCGTTGGGGGTCGACCCAGTCGTGGCGGACGATGTCGGCTTCGACGGTGTTGGCGTAGCGCTGGGCGTCGACCTTTCGCTTGTAGGTCTTCTTGCGCTGCTTGCCGTCGGGCCCGCGGTAGTAGACGTCCCATCGGCGTTCGCCTGATGGTGTGGTGCGCGGCTGGATGCTGGCCATGACGGTGTCCTTCCCGGTCGGGTCGTGCTGGTGACGCTAGGTCGATGGTGTGACGCGAATCGGCCGGTTCAGTCGAAGTGCTTCTGGGGGACGGTGCGGGCGTCGATCCAGTCCTCGACGTCGGAGCGGCGGAACATCACGTACTTGCCAACCTTGATGAACGAGATGCGGTTCTCTTCGACGAGGCGGCGGACGAATCGTTCGGATCGGCCGAGGAGGGTGGCGACGTCGCCGATGTCGATGAGGCCTTGGTTGAGTTCGTCGACGGTGCTCATGGGTGTTCCTTTCATGGTGTGGTTGTGCGGGCGAGGGCGTTGTCGAGCCAGGTAGGCCAGTCGGTGGCGGGTCCGGGGTGGTAGCAGCCGCTGGTGGGCGCTGCCGTCGGTGGGATCGGCGTGCCGCGGAGGATGGCG is a window from the Acidimicrobiales bacterium genome containing:
- a CDS encoding site-specific integrase, whose translation is MASIQPRTTPSGERRWDVYYRGPDGKQRKKTYKRKVDAQRYANTVEADIVRHDWVDPQRGRQPFGEWAEKWIETTAHLKPKTRESYDSILRNHLLPEFGDRAIGSIDHPEVLTFLARLSAQGKGAGTVRNIRDVMRLVFKLAVRSGVVKNNPVMDIKAPRPVKQEMIFLTDDQVMTLAEAIQDPPPLQRGASHREGGYPDYALLVRFAAYTGLRAGEIGALRVSRINLMRRRVEVSESADEAYGGFNIGPTKTYSRRSVGLPEPLVAELTPYLATKKQNDLVFEGPDGGPLRHSNWYPRHFQPAVLRSGLPNGTRFHDLRHTYAAFLIAEGAHPRAIMERMGHSTINVTLGTYGHLFPAIDAQLDQALGARWNNARPLPDAEVSTLHHPNRGSTTGP
- a CDS encoding helix-turn-helix domain-containing protein, encoding MSTVDELNQGLIDIGDVATLLGRSERFVRRLVEENRISFIKVGKYVMFRRSDVEDWIDARTVPQKHFD